A window of Deferribacter autotrophicus genomic DNA:
TATTATCAGCTGCAATATTTTCAAAATAATCTGTTCTTTCACTCTCTTCATCATTATCAGAATATACATCCACATTTCTTTTACTTCTGTTTAAATGGCCAAGGGCTAAATTAATAGCAATTCTTTTTAGCCATGGGTAAAACTGGGATTTATCACGTAATGTCTCAAGTTTTTCAAATGCTTTCATAAAAGCCTCTTGCACAATATCATCAGCAACTTCTGTATCTTTCACCAGAGATAAAATCGCATTAAAAAGCTGCTTTTGATATTTAATAATCAATAGTTCAAATGAATCTATATCACCTTCAAGCACTGTCTTAACAATACTTTTATCAGACACTCTTTCCTCCTTCACTAATTAGACACTAATATACACCAAAAGTTCAGAATTTGAATATGGAATTGTTGACACAAAGAATATTTTAAGTTATAGAGACATTCTGCTACGATTTGGAGAGGTGTCCGAGTCTGGCCGAAGGAGCACGATTGGAAATCGTGTGTACCGTTAAAAGCGGTACCGAGGGTTCGAATCCCTCCCTCTCCGTTTCAACAGGATGGCTCGATGGGGCCTCTGCAATGGGAGCTGCGTGAACCCCGCCAGGCCCGGAAGGGAGCAACGGTAGCGTGGTTTCCCATGTGCCGGAGTGTCCCTGTCGAGCCAATTTAAATCAAAATTTCATTGAGGAGTCACATATGCTCAGAGTATTCAGAGAAAAGAAAAGATTATTAAGTATTTTTCTTTGGTTAGTAATCGCTGCATTCATTGGCACCATATTCTTAGTATGGGGAATGGGAGGAAAAACAAAGCAGGCAAATTTTGCCATAAAAGTGAATGATTACGAAGTAAGTTTTGCAGAATATCAAAAAGAATACGAAAACTTCTCCAATACTCTGAAATCTTTATTAGGTGGAAATCTTCCTGATAATCTTGATATCAATAAACAAGTTATAGATGGAATTGTTGAAAAGTACCTTTTAATCGATGAAGCTAATAAGAAAGGTGTCTTTGTTTCTGATATAGAAGTCCTTCACGAAATACAAAAAATTCCTTCATTTCAAACAAACGGAAAATTTGATGGAAAACGTTATATGGAAGTTCTAAAACTTAACAGAATGACGCCATCTCAATTTGAACGCTCTATTAGAACAGAATTAATAGTTAATAAAATGAAAGCGTTGATAGAAAACAGCGTCTTTGTAAATGAAGATGAAATAAAAAATGAATACAATTACAGAAATACAGTAGCTAAAATAAGTTATATAAAAATCTCATCTGAGAAATTTAAAAACAAAGTAAAGTACACGGATAGCGAACTCAAAGATTATTTTGAAAAAAACAAAGAAAATTATAGAGTCCCTGAAAAAATAAAAGTGAAATATATAATGTTCGATCCAGAACAATTTAATAAAACTTTCAAAGCAACTGAAGAAGAAATTGAAAAATACTATCTTCAACATCCAGATGAGTTTCAACAAAAAGAGGAAATAGCTGCAAAACATATTTTGATAAGAGTTAAAGACTGGAAAAATAAAAATGAAGTGGAAAGTGCTAAAAAGAAAATTAGTGACATCCTAGCTAAAATTAAAAAAGGTGAAAAATTTGAAGATTTAGCAAAAAAATACTCTGAAGATCCATCCGCTAAAAATGGTGGTGATTTAGGTTATTTTACCAAAGGGCAGATGATAAAAGAATTTGAAGATGCAACATTTAAATTGAAAAAAGGTGAAATTTCAGACGTTGTAAAAACACCTGTGGGATTTCATATAATTAAAGTTTACGATTATAAACCTGAGAAAAAGTTGACTTTGGACGAAGCAAAAGAACAAATAATTGAAAAATTAAAGACATTGAAAAAGAATGCTGCTTTCAACGAATATGTGTTTAATACATACAGAGACATTTTAAAAGCCTCAAATATTACTGCCTATGCTCTAGAAAATAAAAATATAAAAGTTTATGAAACTGGCTATTTCTCCATATTTGACAACGTCCCTCCTATTGGAAATAATATTGATTTAAAAAATAAATTATTTAGGCTCGATACCGCTGAAATTACAAACATTGTTGATATTCAAGGGGTAAAATACATTTTTGAGCTTGAAGATAGAAAAGATTCATACATCCCAGAATTTAATACAATTAAAGATGAAGTAACAAAAGATTTTATCGATGATAAAGCGGTGGAGTTAGCTAGACAAGAATCTGAAAACTTTTTGAAGAAATATAAAACCATTAATGAGATAGCAGATAAAGAAAAATACTCAGTTACAACCACTCCATATTTTAAAAGAACGGAACCTATTCCTGATTTAGGCATTAACACCGATTTATCTAAAGATATTTTTACTAATAAAGGTAAATTGTTATCAACACCTTATGAAATGGGTGACAATGTTTATATTATCTCAGTTATTGATGTAAAAACACCTGATTACAATAAAATAACTAAAGAAGAAAAGGATGAAATTAAGAATTATATCTTAAATATAAAGCAAAATGAGGCTTTAAGCAGTTATATTGATAAATTGAGAAATCAGGCAAAAATTGAAATAAATCCTGCGATAATTACAAAATAAATATGAAAGATCTGTTTTTCTTCTACGGCACCCTAAGATTGGGGTGCCCTATTTCAACAGTTGTCTTAAAAAATGCAAAATATATAACTACCATAACACTACAAGGTAAATTATACCTTACTAAGGATAAATACCCATTATTTGTTCCAGGTAAAGAAGGATTAGTAATTGGAGATATATTTGAGGTGCCAGCAAGCCTTATAGATCAGCTTGATGAATATGAAGAAATAAATTCTCCCCATTCTCCCTATGAAAGGGTGAAATTCAATAAAAATAATATCACATTTTGGGTTTATGCTGCAAAAAAAGAATTTTCAAAAAAACTAAATGAACTAAAAGTCATCCCTTCCGGAGATTGGTTGAATTATATCAAACAACATAGAAAAAACTCACTTTTCTCAGCCTAAATTAATGCTTACTAATATTAGCAAGCATCCCTTCTGAGTTAATAACAAAAGAATTCAAAAAATCTTAATTTCTTGCAGAATAACTTACCTACAACCATAAAAAACAATTCGAGGGCATTGCACAATAAAAAACGTTTCAAGTGTGTAACTTTATGATAAACAATAGATTGCTTCGCTGACGCTCAGGGTGACAACTCTTTTTTTCGTCATTGCGAGGAGCGGATGCGACGAAGCAATCTCATTATTATCAATATGTTAAACACTTGGTTGTGCATTCATGATATTTAACTGTGTACTGTGCAATATCCTCAATTCTCTAGCCCATAAAAATTGAAGGATGTGGGGAAATAGAAAAAGTTCGAAGTTCAAAGTTCAATTTTAAAATTGGTATACTTGAGTTAAAAACAAAAAAGGAGAGGTTTGAAACCTCTCCTTTCAAAAATTAGATATCATTCTACTTCTTCAAATTCTGATGCAGGTACGTTACATACAGGGCATTTATCAGGTGGAGTATCACCTTCTATAATATATCCGCATACTTTACATTTCCACTTTTTCATAAATAACCTCGAAAAATTAAAGCGCAATCACCTCTTTAATTTCAGGAATCATCTCTTTAAGTCTCATTTCAATACCATGCTTTAAAGTCATAGTACTAAACGGACATGTCCCACATGCACCTGTTAACTGAACTTTAACGATACCATCTTCAGTTACATCAATTAATTCTACATCACCACCATCAGCTTGAAGCCCTGGTCTTACCTGGTTTAAAACTTCTTGAACACGTTCTTTTAATGTCATCAAATACCTCCTAACTAACTACCTTTGATTTTATTTTTTCTTTCATTTCATCCACTATTTTTGGATCTTTCCCCATTCTGGAGTAATAATCTTTTAATGCAGCTTCAATTGCTTCTTCAGCCATCACAGAACAATGAATTTTTGCTGGTGGCAACCCATCCAAAGCTTCTACAATGGCCTCATTGGTAAGCTCTAAAACCTCTTCTACTTTTCTACCTTTAATTAACTCTGTTGCCATTGAGCTTGACGCAATTGCAGCACCACACCCAAATGTTTTGAACTTCACATCCTCAACAACACCTTCATCATTTATCTTCATATACAGTTTCATAACATCGCCACATGCTGGATTGCCCACTTCACCAATCGCATTTGCATCTTCAATCTCCCCCATATTTCTTGGATTCATAAAATGATCCATAACTTTGTCACTATATGGTCCTTTTGCCATCATATCCTCCTAAAACATTACTTTTTGTTAAAATAAGGTGACATTTCACACAATCTATTAACTATACCTGGAGTAATCTCCAAGACATAGTCCACATCTTTCTCTTCAATATACTTTGACATGGAAAAAGTCAATGATCCGGCACAAATATCATTGGGAACTCCAACCGCTGTTAAAACATGAGATGCCTCAAGCTCTTCCTCATCTTCTGCCAAAATATTTGAAGAACATGCAGAACCACTTGCTGCGCATACTCCTTTTAAAGAGTACCACATGAGCAATGACTCGCCTTCAATATACTCTATCCAAAAACTTACATGGCCAGGTAATCTTTTCTCAGGATGCCCTGTAAAATGGAGAAAATCAAACATCTTTGCAAGTCCATCCCATAATTTCTGTCTCAACTTAATCATCTTTTTACTGTACTCAGCCATTTCTTCTTTGGCAATTCTAGCAGCCTCTCCCATACCCACAATTGCAGCTACATTTTCTGAACCACTTCTATAACCTTTCTCCTGAAATCCTCCATCAAACAACGGTGTAATTCTAACTCCATCACGAATATATAAAGCAGCAGCACCTCTTGGGCCATAAAAATTTTGAGATGCAATACTTAAAAGGTCGCATTGAAACTTTTCAACATCCACTTCAACATGTCCACAACTAGCTACTGCATCCACATGAAATATGACACCTGCTTCTTTGCATACTTTACCTAATTCTTCAATGTCTTGAATTGTGCCGATTTCAGGATTTGCATGCATTATAGAGACCAAAAGAGTATCTTTTCTAATGCTCTTTTTCAAATCTTGCGGATTTACAAGACCGGTATTATCAACTTTTAATTTTGTTACTTCATATCCATAGTTTGTTAACTTCAACGCCACATTCTGCACTGAATAATGCTCTATTTCACTAATAATAATATGTTTTTTATCTTTATACTCAGGGTTATTAGCAACCCCTTTAATAGCCAAATTATTAGACTCTGTACCACAAGACGTAAAGATAATATTATCAGGCTTGGCATTAATTAATGCAGCCACATGCCCTCTTGCCTCTTCGATAGCTTCAAAAGACTCTCTACCAAGCGGGTAAAAATGAGCACTGGGATTTCCGTATTTTTCACTAATAAAAGGTAACATCTTTTCTACAACCCTTTTATCAGGCTTCGTACCCGCCACATTATCCATGTAAATCATATCAAACTCCTCTTATTTAATTTCATCCATTATTTGGTTGATTATTACTTTCAAATAATCACCAACCAGTGTAATCTTTTTATTGTTTTTAAAATATGAAACTTTTTCACCTTCCAGTGCTTCTTGCAAGGTATCTATGGATCGCTCCTCAAATATTTTATCATCTTCAATTTCACACTCTCCATAAATATCAATCACAAATCCTGTCGAAACAGGAAGCATCCTCAATTCAAAATCTACTTCCAAATTTTCTTTTAAAAAGGACAAATAATTTTTAAATATATTATTATCTTCTTTTATAAAAAAGTAATTAAAAGGTAACATCTTATCCAACACTTTGTATACGCTTCTTGTAAACGAAAATATATCTCTCGTCTGATTTAGCAAATCATCAACTGCAGCTTTGCCAAAAACTGCAGCAGGAACATTTATAACGGCAAAAATATCATCTTCATCCATATCAAGCTGCTCTAAACAATAAAGTATAGGCTCGGAAATATACGAAACATGTTTAACACCTCTAACAGTACGAGAAAAATCGATCACTTTTCTTTCATAACCCTTTAACCTTTCAAGATAGTTAGAAATATCACTCAAAACTATTAAAAAATCATCCTCAAACCTTTCAGGCACGCTATTAATATTAACAAAATCACTATTATCCATTGAATCTAAATAACCTTGCTCAGTATAAATATTGGTTAATATTGATAGACCTCTGTTATTTAGTGTCTCTACTAATTCAGAAAGCAATAAAGAATCGTTTGCAAAAATTCCCACTTTAAACATAATTCATACCTTTTTTGTCTTTTTTTTACAAAATATACGTATTAAATAAAAAAGCAAGCATTATTTTATCTTTTCATACATTAAATAATTATCTTCATTTACAGTGAAATACAAATTTTTCACAGGCTGCCTATATCCACCAAATCTTGAAAACGTAATATTATCATATTTTATAGTCAATGCAGCGGCATTACCAATATCTATTAAAAAATATTTTTTAAATTTAATCTCTTTTTTAGTACCCTGCTCTGCAATAAAGTCTAAAACGGATGAATTATCAATTTTTATGTTCACCCAACAAATATCATTGAATATAAGTGTAACTTTATGTTTAGTTTCATTATCCAATAACTTCTTCTCTTTTATCTTTTCAAGAATTTCTGCAGGGTCTATCTCCATTGAACTGCTTTCAGTTTCATTTGCAGCAATAACATCTTCATATTTAGTAATATTCTCAGCAACAGTTTCTGTAATAATCACATCTTTTTTTTGACTTAATTTCTTTTTATTCACACTTAGGAAATAATAAACAACCCCTAAAATTAAAACTAAAACTACAACAAATAATATTATTGCTCTATGTATATTTTTTAAATTTACTTCTTTCTGAATGATTTCATCACTCTCAATTCTTACAAATTTTCTTTCAAAATCCTCTTTTTTACACTCTTCATCAAAAATGCTTTTCAACTCATCAAAATTAAGTCCTAAAAATTCACAATATGCTTTTGCAAAACCATATGCATGTACATATGAAGGTAATTTTGTATATTCTCCCTTTTCAATAAATTCTAGATAATGTTGACTTACTTTTATATTACTAGATATATCTTTTAGTGATAATCCCTTTTCTTCTCTTTTCTCTTTAAGGAGCTTTGCAAATTCACTCACTTATAAATACCCAATGAATTAAGATATTTAGATGCTTTTTTTGCTTCAGGGCTATTAGGAGTTTTTATAATAATTTCTTCAAAAATCTCTACGGCTTTATTATACTTTTTTTGGTTATAGTAATGCTCACCCAACTTCAATTTAAGTGAATTATTAGCCGGATTATACTCAACACTTTTTTCCAAAATCGCTTCAGCTTTTTCAACCTGATCTGTTTTCATATAAATGTCATACAACATCAAGTAAGAAGCAGTAAAAAATCTATTCATTTTTACTGATTTTTGAAAAAAGATTGAAGCTTCTTTTAGCTGTCCTAAAGTAAAATAAGCATAACCAATATTATAATATACCATCGGAATGTTAGGATATGTTGGATCCTGTAATATCCTCATCCATTGACTAATTGCCTCTTCAGTTTTTCCTTTTGCAGCCAAAATAGATGCATAGGTATTTATATATTCAGAATTATTTGGAGCAATATTTAAAGCTTTTAAAATATTCTCTTCAGCTTTAGAAAAAATATTCTTTTTTAAATAAAAAGTAGAAATGGCATAATATACCCTATCATCTTTTGGATTATACTTCAAAGCTTCCTCAAATTCTTTTAAAGCTCTGAAATCATTTTCACTAGTCAAGTATGCAAGTCCCAATTTATAATGGGACTCAGAAAGTTTTAACTTATCTACTCTTGGAGCACATGAAACAAAAATTGCTATTAAAAAAAAACTAATTATTTTTTTCATATATTATCCTCAACCCTTCTAATGTTAAATTCGGTTCATATACTTGCAAATATTTTGACTCTTCAACAAAAATACTTCCAAGTCCACCTGTTGTTACAATGGATAAATTCTTTGTATCACATTTCAACTCATCAATTATCCTCTCGATAATACCGTCAACCATCGACAAATATCCATAATAAATACCTGATTGAATCGATCTGATTGTATTGCTTCCCACTATTCTTTCAGGCTTTTCTATTTCTACTTCAGGTAATTTTGCTGTTCCTGTATGCAAAGCTTTTATAGAGAGCTTAATACCAGGACAAATCAAACCACCAACATAACTACCATTTTTATTAATCACATCAAAAGTGGTAGCGGTTCCAAAATCAACTATTATTGCAGGATAGCCGTACATGCTGATTACAGCCGCAGCATTTACAATTCTATCTGCTCCTACTTCTTTAGGATTTTCTATCGCAATCTTTACCCCTGTTTTAATACCAGGTCCTACAATCATTGGCTCACTGTTTAAATATTTCCTACATAACTTACTAAAAGTATATATTAAGGAAGGAACAACACTAGATATTATAACGCCACGAATATTATCAATATCTATCCCTTTTTTTTCCATTAACAACATAATAATAGAAGCATATTCATCTGTAGTCTTCAAATAGTCTGTGGCAAGTCTAAAATTTGAAATCAATTTATTATTATGAAACACACCTAAAACTATATTGGTGTTTCCAATATCAACTGCAAGTATCATATCCTATTTCTCCATAATAAATTATCTTTTCTTTACCATTCATATCCTTTACGATTAAAGATCCATCATCATTTATACCTTTTTCAATAAACTTTTCAACATTATTATTATAATGAAACATTATTTCTTCATTAAGATGCGCAGAATATTCAACCCAATATTCTTTAATTAAATTAAGTTTTCTCTCCCACTTTGCAAACTCTTCAAAAAACCTTATAAAAAAGTATTCTTTATTAATTTTTTCACCTTTTAGTTGAAAAATTGACACTGCTCTATGTTTCAATTCGTCAGGAAATTCTTTATTATTTAAGTTAACTCCAATCCCTAAAACCACTTTCTTCAATTTATTCCCTTCCATTCTTGCTTCTAGTAAAACACCTGAAACTTTCTTGCCATCAACTACCACATCATTAGGCCACTTTACTTTTGAATTTATTGAATAATCACTTTTCATTACATCACACAATGCATAAGCAGAAATAATATTCATTTTAAACAAATCTATAAAATTATTATTTTCCAATACCAGAGTAAAATACAGATTACTTTCCTCATCAGAATTCCATACTCTTCCTTGCCTACCTCTTCCTTTAATCTGCCTATCAGCAACTATAATATTATCGGGACTCAAATCAGAATTTAATGCAAAGTTATTTGTAGAATCAATGGTCTTAAAGTAGATTACATTATAATGCGGTTTAATCTTTTTTAATATTGTGTTTACTTTTTTCAAATCAAACATTTAATACATTTTTAACTCTACTTATTAAATCATCTAAATTTGAGCTCTTTTCCACAAAATATACATTACCATGAAGCTTGTCGAGCCCTTCATAAGAGTCAATATTTGCTGAGTATAAAATTACTGGCACATTACTTTTTTCACCAATAACTTTCAAAACCTCATCCCCTTCAACCTTTGGCATCTTCAAATCCAATATAACCAAATCAATATCATTTTCTTCAAAAGAAATTAACGCCTCTTCCCCATCCACTGCAGTAATAACGTTAAGTTTTAAATCACACAGCTCATCTCTCAACAACAATCTTATTGAAGGATCATCATCAACTATTAACACAGTTTTCACTTTACTTCCCCTTTCAGATATTAAAGCTTGTGTATATTATAACATATTGTATATTTTTTTCTCTATAAAAAATTCAACAATTTTTTTATCAAGTTTCCCTTTATCAGCTTCTTCACTAATAATCTTTAACGCCACATCAACAGGCACTGCTTTTTTATAAGGTCTATCCTTAGCAGTTAAAGCATCAAAAATATCAGCAATTGCCATCACTTTACCATAAATATGAATTTCATCTTCTTTTAAACCAAAAGGATATCCACTTCCATCAAGCCTTTCATGGTGCATACATGCAATTTTTGGCACATCTTTAAGTTCTTTTGTCCAAGGAATCTTTATCAAATACTCATAAGTATGGAGCACATGAGACTCAATTTCTTTTCTTTCCTCATCAGTTAAAGTACCCTTCTTTACAGACAACTGTTTATATTCATGTTCGTCCAGCAATCTATACTCATCCCCAATACTATCCTTGAATATTACATTTTTTAACCTATCCAGTTTATCTGACAGCTCATTTTCAAGAATTGTTGGCTCATTAGCCCTTTCTACTAATTCATACATCTCTAAAAACTCATCCTTATCGATATTTTCTACACAATGATAAAGTTTTAGCTTCATTTGTAATGCTTTAAATTGATCGTCATATAATTTTTTTGGTTTCATCAACACGTTTTCTCTAACACCTATTTTACCAAAATCATGTAGCAGTGTTGCATACTTTAAAACTTTCCAATCATCTCTACCCATTTTAAAATCAGGAAAATTTTCATCATCTTTGTCCATTTCCTCAATAATCTTATATGTTATTCTGTAAACCCTCTCTGTATGCCCTTTTGTAATTGGGTCCCTTGATTCAACAGCCTGAACACTAGCCCTGATAAAGCCTTCAAACATTTCCTCAATGTTTTTATAAAGTATGCTATTTTCCAAGGCTACCCCAATAATACCACTCAAAGAATGAACCACATTAATATCTTTTTTGTCAAAAACAGTGACATCCTTTTCAAAATTAATAATAGGATTGCCAAAAGGTATGTTTTTTTTATTTATAAGTTGTAATACTGAAATAAGATTATTTTTTGCATCAAAAATAGGAACCAAAAGCATCGATTTCGTACGATAATTTGACAATTTATCAAAATCTCTATTAAATTTAAAAGGAAACTCATCTCCTAAACAATATACATCATCTATAATAAACATCTCTTTCTTAAAAGCACAGTATCCGGCAATACTGTTTTCATCAACAGGCAAACTAAATTCCTTAAAAGGTATATCTACTGTATCATTTTGTGTATATTTAAAAATCAAAGTATCAGATTCTTCATGATAAAGATATATACTTCCAGCATCAGCATTTACAATTTCTCTCAGCCGCAATAAAACTTCATCCATCAATTCATCTAAGTCTTTTTTGCTTACAAGCAGTGATGCAATCTCAAGAAGTTTTAAATCCATATCTAACACCATTTTTTAAGAAAGCAAATAATGCAATCAGACCAGATATTACAAAGAAGCAAAACGAAATATACAAAAGAAAAGCATACGGTTTTATTAAATAAACAGACAAACACACTAGAGACAACAATAAATTTGCCATACAATATATTCTTTTTTTAACATTTTTAACAAACAGATAAAATAAACCGAACGTAGCCCAAGTATAATGAGCAAAATGTGCATGTAATAAAAGTATTACCTTATCACTTACCCCTGCAATTACTGTATACAAATACCAGAAGCCGAAAATTCCAGTTAGCAGCAAACCCATATAATTGAAAAATAAAAATTTATCATTAATCTTCCCAGATTTAACAAAATAATAAAAAATAAGAAGCAACAAAATCCCTGCACTCGATAACTCAATAATCGGGATATTTAAAAGCATTCCAATAAACATAGTTAAAACACCACCCACTAAAACAATCACAGAAACTACAATCTCTTTCTTTTTCATTTTTAAAAATTTAACAAATTCAGAAAAAAGTATAAGTGATAAAGGGAAAGAAAAAGACAAGTAATTATAAGAAAATTTTGTTTTCATTCCAAAAAAAGTATTATAGTTTAATGAATACATAAAATAAACCCAATCTAGAAGTAAAATATAAATAGAACTTTTTATAAATAATTTTTCTAAACCAACATAATCAGGATCGTATCGTAATAACATAGGTATTGTGAAAATAAAGTATACAAAGCTTACAATGGTAATCAAAACATAAAGCTTAAAGCAAATTAATGTTATCAATATTATTGAAAGATAAAAATATATCTTTTGTAATGTATCAAAAACAACTTTAAAATTTTTTTCGTTAACAACAATAGATAAATATGCATTTAATGCAAATCCCAAAATACCTACCATACCATGGAAATAAACACCCTCTTTAAACATGAAAAAGTCTGAATAAAAAAACGTGGTGAAAGCCGTTAAAAAGAAATAAAAAAATGTTAGCTTTTTTAACATAAAAGGCAATTTATCACTAATTTCCGTTTTTAACAACTAATTTTAACGCAATCTACACTCTTTACACATAAAATATAAATTTATTTCATAATCAATCACTTCCATATCTGTAAATTGTTTTGCAAAATTGATAATTGATTCCCTATCAAATTCTCTATCAATAATCTTATTACAACTTTTGCAAATAAGATGAATATGATCTTTTGTATTAAGTTCAAAAAGAGTCTTTTGAGATTCTAAATGAACCTCTTTCACTATCCTGTTATCTATAAGAACTTTTAAATTTTTATAAACTGTAGCAAGAGAAATAGTAGGAAGTATCTTTTTAATTTCCTCATATAGTTCTTCTATGGTAGCATGTCCGTATTTTTCAATTGCTTCAATCAAAATAATTCTCTGTGGGGTAGCCTTCAGATTATGTCTTTTTAAAATTTGGTTAATATACCGATTTTTATCACTCATATAATTATTCTAAAAATAATTCTAATAAAAGCAAGATATAATTTTATAATATTTTTATATACTAAATTTTATTACTTATAAAATATAATTGACAAACATAATTTTTAAACATATTCTAATTTAACTTAAGACGAATTTTAAGAAAGTTTAAAATTTGTATGCTATAATTTCTATAAGAGAAACTAAAGAAGGAGGTCATACAATGCCAAAGAAAAGCTTAGAAGGAACAAAAACACTTGAAAATTTAATGAAATCATTTGCAGGTGAATCACAGGCAAGAAATAGATACACCTTTTATGCTTCCATAGCTAGAAAAGAAGGTTATCGTCAAATTGAAGCTTTCTTCATAGAAACAGCTGATAATGAAAGGGAACACGGCAAAAGATTCTATAAACATGTTATTGAAAATTTAAACCTTACCGAACCTCTTATGGTGGATATTTCTGCTTCATACCCAGCACAACTTGGTAACACCTATCAGAATTTAATGGCTGCTGCTGCTGGTGAGCATGAGGAATTTGTAAAATTATATCCTGAATTTGCAGAAATAGCTGATGAAGAAGGATTCCCAGAAATTGCTCATCAATTCAGAATGATTGCTGAAGTAGAAAAATGGCATGAAAAAAGATTTTTAAAACTTGCTGAAAATATTGAAAAAAATAGGGTCTTCAAACGCGACACAAAAGTTTACTGGAAATGTAGAAACTGTGGCTATATTCATGAAGGTTTTGAAGCACCTGTTGCATGTCCTGCTTGTGCACACCCACAAGAGCATTTCGAACTTTTTGTAGAAAATTATTAATAAATTAAAGAGGGGTGAATTCCCCTCTGTTCACTCATACCCCTCAATCCAAAATTTTTAAATTAATCATTGATTTATTTCACCTAATTTTATAAATCTATAAAATTAAAAAGTTATAATATAGGGAGGAATTTTACATGAAATATAATCCTGCTGAGATAGAGCAAAAATGGCAAGATATTTGGGAAAAAGAAAAAATCTTTAAATCAGAAGCTGATTCATCAAAGAAAAAATATTACTGTCTTGAAATGTTTCCATACCCTTCAGGTAAAATCCACATGGGACATGTAAGAAACTATGCCATAGGAGACGTAATTGCACGCTATAAAATGATGCAGGGGTTTAATGTAATTCATCCAATGGGATGGGATGCCTTTGGACTACCAGCAGAAAATGCTGCTATTAAAAATAATATTCATCCTGCAAAGTGGACATATTCTAATATAGATTACATGAAAAAG
This region includes:
- a CDS encoding tetratricopeptide repeat protein, whose amino-acid sequence is MKKIISFFLIAIFVSCAPRVDKLKLSESHYKLGLAYLTSENDFRALKEFEEALKYNPKDDRVYYAISTFYLKKNIFSKAEENILKALNIAPNNSEYINTYASILAAKGKTEEAISQWMRILQDPTYPNIPMVYYNIGYAYFTLGQLKEASIFFQKSVKMNRFFTASYLMLYDIYMKTDQVEKAEAILEKSVEYNPANNSLKLKLGEHYYNQKKYNKAVEIFEEIIIKTPNSPEAKKASKYLNSLGIYK
- a CDS encoding type III pantothenate kinase, giving the protein MILAVDIGNTNIVLGVFHNNKLISNFRLATDYLKTTDEYASIIMLLMEKKGIDIDNIRGVIISSVVPSLIYTFSKLCRKYLNSEPMIVGPGIKTGVKIAIENPKEVGADRIVNAAAVISMYGYPAIIVDFGTATTFDVINKNGSYVGGLICPGIKLSIKALHTGTAKLPEVEIEKPERIVGSNTIRSIQSGIYYGYLSMVDGIIERIIDELKCDTKNLSIVTTGGLGSIFVEESKYLQVYEPNLTLEGLRIIYEKNN
- a CDS encoding biotin--[acetyl-CoA-carboxylase] ligase encodes the protein MFDLKKVNTILKKIKPHYNVIYFKTIDSTNNFALNSDLSPDNIIVADRQIKGRGRQGRVWNSDEESNLYFTLVLENNNFIDLFKMNIISAYALCDVMKSDYSINSKVKWPNDVVVDGKKVSGVLLEARMEGNKLKKVVLGIGVNLNNKEFPDELKHRAVSIFQLKGEKINKEYFFIRFFEEFAKWERKLNLIKEYWVEYSAHLNEEIMFHYNNNVEKFIEKGINDDGSLIVKDMNGKEKIIYYGEIGYDTCS
- a CDS encoding response regulator translates to MKTVLIVDDDPSIRLLLRDELCDLKLNVITAVDGEEALISFEENDIDLVILDLKMPKVEGDEVLKVIGEKSNVPVILYSANIDSYEGLDKLHGNVYFVEKSSNLDDLISRVKNVLNV
- a CDS encoding HD family phosphohydrolase — encoded protein: MDLKLLEIASLLVSKKDLDELMDEVLLRLREIVNADAGSIYLYHEESDTLIFKYTQNDTVDIPFKEFSLPVDENSIAGYCAFKKEMFIIDDVYCLGDEFPFKFNRDFDKLSNYRTKSMLLVPIFDAKNNLISVLQLINKKNIPFGNPIINFEKDVTVFDKKDINVVHSLSGIIGVALENSILYKNIEEMFEGFIRASVQAVESRDPITKGHTERVYRITYKIIEEMDKDDENFPDFKMGRDDWKVLKYATLLHDFGKIGVRENVLMKPKKLYDDQFKALQMKLKLYHCVENIDKDEFLEMYELVERANEPTILENELSDKLDRLKNVIFKDSIGDEYRLLDEHEYKQLSVKKGTLTDEERKEIESHVLHTYEYLIKIPWTKELKDVPKIACMHHERLDGSGYPFGLKEDEIHIYGKVMAIADIFDALTAKDRPYKKAVPVDVALKIISEEADKGKLDKKIVEFFIEKKIYNML
- a CDS encoding Fur family transcriptional regulator, giving the protein MSDKNRYINQILKRHNLKATPQRIILIEAIEKYGHATIEELYEEIKKILPTISLATVYKNLKVLIDNRIVKEVHLESQKTLFELNTKDHIHLICKSCNKIIDREFDRESIINFAKQFTDMEVIDYEINLYFMCKECRLR
- the rbr gene encoding rubrerythrin, which codes for MPKKSLEGTKTLENLMKSFAGESQARNRYTFYASIARKEGYRQIEAFFIETADNEREHGKRFYKHVIENLNLTEPLMVDISASYPAQLGNTYQNLMAAAAGEHEEFVKLYPEFAEIADEEGFPEIAHQFRMIAEVEKWHEKRFLKLAENIEKNRVFKRDTKVYWKCRNCGYIHEGFEAPVACPACAHPQEHFELFVENY